The bacterium genomic interval GGTGACGGAGACCAGCCTGCTGGACAAGTTCGAAGGAATCCGCTTCCGCGGCCTTTCCATTCCAGAGTGTCAACAGCAGCTGCCCCACCATCCCGAGGGCGAGGAACCCCAGCCGGAAGGCATTTTCTGGCTCATGCTCACCGGCCAGGTTCCCACCAGGGCGGAAGTGGACGAATTGACGGAGGAGTGGCGCAGCCGCGCCAAGGTTCCGGCCCACGTCTTCAAGGCGCTGGACGCCCTGCCCGTTGACGCCCATCCCATGACCCAGTTCTCGGCGGGCATCCTCGCCTTGCAGACGGAGAGTCAATACGCGAAGAAGTACCGCGAGGGCATGCCCAAGAAGGAGTACTGGTCCTGGGCCTATGAGGACACGATGGACCTCCTGGCGCGCCTGCCCCAGGTGGCGGCCTACATCTACCGCCGCTCCTACAAGGGCGGGAAGCACATCGCACCGGATCCCACCCAGGACTGGAGTGGCAACCTGGCCCACATGCTGGGTTACGACAGCAAGGACTTCCGCGAGCTGATGCGCCTCTACCTGACCATCCATTGCGACCATGAGGGCGGCAACGTCAGCGCACACACCACCCATCTGGTGGGCAGCGCCCTGAGCGACCCCTATCTCTCGCTCTCGGCCGGCATGAACGGCCTGGCCGGTCCGCTCCACGGACTGGCCAACCAGGAAGTGCTGCGCTGGGTTTTCGAGTTCCGCGAAAAGCTGGGCGTGGACGTGCCCAGCAAGGAGCAGCTCGAGAAGGCGCTGTGGGACACGCTCAACAGCGGCCAGGTGATTCCCGGCTATGGCCACGCCGTGCTGCGCAAGACGGATCCCCGCTACATGGCCCAGCGCGAGTTCGCCCTCAAGCACCTGCCCGAGGACCCGCTCTTCAAGCTGGTCGGCATGATCTTCGAGTCCGCCCCGGACATCCTGCTGAAACACGGCAAGGCCAAGAACCCCTGGCCCAACGTCGACGCCCACAGCGGCTGCCTGCTGGTGCACTACGGCATGGACGAGTACGACTACTACACCGTGCTCTTCGGCGTCAGCCGCGCCCTGGGCGTGCTGGCCAGCCTGATCTGGGACCGCGCGCTTGGTCTGCCCATCGAGCGGCCCAAGACCGTGACCACGGAATGGATCAAGGACTTCGTCAAGAAGGCCTGATCTGACCCTTTAGGATCAATGGGCGGGCGGGGTCCGGACGGGCTTCGCCCGCTTCTTTGCCACGCCGCGAACGACGTGGCGGCGCAGCGTTCATCCTCCTTCCGAGCGCGCCAGCGATGGCGACAGCATGGGGGCATGGCATGCATCTGCTCTCGGCCTCCCGGCGCATGGACCTTCCCGCCTTCCAGCTGGAGGCCTTCCTGGGACATGCCCGCCGGGGGTGGATGACGGTGCCCCACCCCTTCACTGGACGGCCGCAGCGGATCCGCCTGGTGGGGCCCGAGGTGGCCGGCATCGTCTTCTGGACCCGGCGGCCGGCGGCCCTGCTCCCCCATCTGGACGAGTTGCGCCGCCTTTGGCGGGACGCCCTGCGCGTCCACGTCACGCTCACAGGCATGCCGCGGGAGCTGGAGCCCCGCGCGCCGGCTGTGGCCGAGGTGCTGCCCGCCCTGGCCTCCCTCGCGCAAGGCCTGGGTCCCCGGCACCTGAGCTGGCGCTTCGATCCCCTTCTACTGAGCGAGGGGACGCCGGCCGAGTGGTGGGTGGAGCGCTTCGAAGCCCTGGCGCCCCGCCTGGCCGGCCATGTCAGTGAGGTGATGCTGTCCTGGCTGGACCTCTATGCCCGCACCCGCCGCAATCTGCTCCCCGTGGAAGGACGCGGCTTCCGCCTGCACAACCCCACGCCGGCCGCCCGGCGCGACCTGTTGGACGCATTGGCGGGGGTCGCCCGCCGTCACGGACTGACGCTCAAGGCCTGCTGCGAGCCGGACATGCTGGAGCACTCACAGGTCCTGCCCGGGGCCTGCCTGGATGGCGCCTGGTTCGAGCAGAGGCGGGGCCTGGTCGCCGGCGCCCTGGGAGCCGCTCCCAGCCGGGCCGGGTGCGGCTGTTGCCGCTCCCGTGACGTGGGCGTCTACGACAGCTGCGCTTTCGGCTGCCGCTATTGCTACGCCAATCGTCGTCCCCACGAAACGGCGCCGGCCGATCCCTGGACCCCGCACGCGCCGGGTGATACCTTGCCCCTTGCGCCGGAATGGTGAAATGGCAGACACGGGGGACTTAAAATCCCCTGGCCGCAAGGCCGTGCGGGTTCAAGTCCCGCTTCCGGCAATCCTCGCTTCCCGGAATCCCACACAAGCCAGGGCTTCGAACGGTTGCATGGGCTTCCTGTGGCGCCAGCCTGCACGTGAACGATGGACGGCCACCAGCCCGCCCTTCCCCGTTCGGTGCTTGAGAAAAGGCCCCCACCTCATGGATGGGGGCCAGTGTTTGGGCGTTCCGCCCCGATGTTGGGCAGGCGTTATTTGCTGAGCAGCAGCTTCTGCGTGGAGACGCGACCCTCGCTCTCCAGCTGGGCGAAGTAGACGGCGCTGGCCAGGCGTCCGCCGTCGAACACGGCGCTTTGCATCTGGCCACTGGCCGCGCCTTCGAAGAGGTTGGCCACCACCTGCCCACGCAGGTTGTAAACCTTCAGACTGATCTGCGTCCCGGCCGGGGCCCGGAAGTCCAGCTGCGTGGTCGGGTTGAAGGGGTTGGGCACGGCGCTCTCCAGGGCGAAGTCGGCTGGGCGGCCGACGCCGTCCGCCACGTCGATGTCCGCCTCGGTCAGAACCCACAGCATCAGCTCATTGCCGTTTGCATCGCTGAAGCCCAGGTCGAAGTCGATGCCGTCGGTGATGGCGTAGTGCCCCGTGTTCCAGACCAGGTCGTTGCCCAGGGCGTGGGGATAATCGGTCAGGCGCTCGCACCAGACCCAGAAGTCGCCGTCCACCTGGACGCCGGCCTCCACCTCGAACTCCCACAGGGTGAGGGCGCCCTGGGTGGTGAGGGTGTAGTCCCCGTTCCAGATCTCGGTGCCCGGCTGCCCGTCGTTGTCTTCCATGATGTGGATGCGGATGACGCGACCGCCGGCGTTGCCGTTGGGATCATAAAGGCCGAGCGTCACGCTGAGCACGTCCAGGGTGCCCAGGCCCAGTCGGGAGACATCGTCCACGAACATGGCCGGGTCGCCGCCACTGAAGTAGAAGGCGGGCTCCTGGAAGCTGTAGCCGAACTCGTACTGTCCGGCCGGGCGCACATCGATGGGGCTGACCCACAGCGTGTCGTTGACGGGCACCTGGTCGTCGGGGTTGTTGCCGTAGCTCTTCAGCTCATTCTCGCCGAAGAGAGCGGGCGTCCAGTTGTAAGTGCGCGTCTGGGAGGAGAGCGGCGGAATGTTGAGCCGGGGCATGATGGGTCCGTTCAACTGATCGTTGACCACCATCCAGGCCTGGATCTCGCTCAGGGCGGTGGAGCCGTTGTTGGCGTAGCGCACGTAGGTGGGGCACTGGGCGCCCACGGTGCGCGGATAGCTCGGGATGATGTGGGTGCAGGCCAGGTCGTTGGCCGGCACATCGCTGCCCCAGATCTCCACGTCGTCGATCCACAGGCCGGTGCCGATGCCGCCGTCGTCGTTCCAGTCGGTGGTGATGCGCCAGCGCAGCCGGA includes:
- a CDS encoding T9SS type A sorting domain-containing protein; its protein translation is MTINPRTGAAVVCTLLIAGQALAATTTDRVEPWGRTSLERPAASDRTEAVLFGTDFENGWDGWTTVDLTAITPVWHTSTFNAYAGNSWWCGLQSLNGYDNNWLQYLETPAVAITAAPAQLSFQLRYAVEAPGGEPAGYNAWDGCNVWMSVNGGPWTVATGFSWAYTHSSLYSFGEIFGMGTGIPGWAGTSAWRAVTKDLAAHVGQTVAFRFAFCSDGAYCTANNPAIFGMLVDDVVITSGGNTVLQNNADGIATPAEFTGVSGGASGNTWTLSTASSHSPTHAANAAMGHGLLNALVSPAYTLPADQDLWLEFWIRCHMLDFDGDGNNSLEDYYHVELSANGGPWTTLFYDYGDVSRPGGSGWADYQPGMPFNGNIAMSLNEWGGQSVRLRWRITTDWNDDGGIGTGLWIDDVEIWGSDVPANDLACTHIIPSYPRTVGAQCPTYVRYANNGSTALSEIQAWMVVNDQLNGPIMPRLNIPPLSSQTRTYNWTPALFGENELKSYGNNPDDQVPVNDTLWVSPIDVRPAGQYEFGYSFQEPAFYFSGGDPAMFVDDVSRLGLGTLDVLSVTLGLYDPNGNAGGRVIRIHIMEDNDGQPGTEIWNGDYTLTTQGALTLWEFEVEAGVQVDGDFWVWCERLTDYPHALGNDLVWNTGHYAITDGIDFDLGFSDANGNELMLWVLTEADIDVADGVGRPADFALESAVPNPFNPTTQLDFRAPAGTQISLKVYNLRGQVVANLFEGAASGQMQSAVFDGGRLASAVYFAQLESEGRVSTQKLLLSK
- a CDS encoding citrate (Si)-synthase, eukaryotic, coding for MSTLKSKVAAAIPPMQEEIKKLRAEHGTKVLGECTIDQAYGGIRDVTCMVTETSLLDKFEGIRFRGLSIPECQQQLPHHPEGEEPQPEGIFWLMLTGQVPTRAEVDELTEEWRSRAKVPAHVFKALDALPVDAHPMTQFSAGILALQTESQYAKKYREGMPKKEYWSWAYEDTMDLLARLPQVAAYIYRRSYKGGKHIAPDPTQDWSGNLAHMLGYDSKDFRELMRLYLTIHCDHEGGNVSAHTTHLVGSALSDPYLSLSAGMNGLAGPLHGLANQEVLRWVFEFREKLGVDVPSKEQLEKALWDTLNSGQVIPGYGHAVLRKTDPRYMAQREFALKHLPEDPLFKLVGMIFESAPDILLKHGKAKNPWPNVDAHSGCLLVHYGMDEYDYYTVLFGVSRALGVLASLIWDRALGLPIERPKTVTTEWIKDFVKKA
- a CDS encoding DUF1848 family protein, translating into MHLLSASRRMDLPAFQLEAFLGHARRGWMTVPHPFTGRPQRIRLVGPEVAGIVFWTRRPAALLPHLDELRRLWRDALRVHVTLTGMPRELEPRAPAVAEVLPALASLAQGLGPRHLSWRFDPLLLSEGTPAEWWVERFEALAPRLAGHVSEVMLSWLDLYARTRRNLLPVEGRGFRLHNPTPAARRDLLDALAGVARRHGLTLKACCEPDMLEHSQVLPGACLDGAWFEQRRGLVAGALGAAPSRAGCGCCRSRDVGVYDSCAFGCRYCYANRRPHETAPADPWTPHAPGDTLPLAPEW